Proteins encoded by one window of Anopheles maculipalpis chromosome 2RL, idAnoMacuDA_375_x, whole genome shotgun sequence:
- the LOC126558055 gene encoding polyglutamylase complex subunit TTLL1 codes for MSMEPKRVSTNLATMYGRLATGHERMKICFCTDLDKSVLISNFEKRGWVQVTADDDWNFYWAGTGTCRNIFSVDSGYRMHDNQLINHFPNHYELSRKDLLVKNIKRYRKDLERDGNPLAEKTEANIPGGSKYLYLDFIPITFVLPADYNMFVEEYRKNPQSTWIMKPCGKSQGAGIFLINKLSKLKRWSREAKTSFHPQIGKESYVISRYIENPLLIGGKKFDLRLYVLVTSFRPLKAYLFRLGFCRFCTVKYDTSVTELDNMYVHLTNVSVQKHGGEYNNHHGGKWSVQNLRLYLEGTRGKEVTDKLFGSITWLIVHSLKAVSSVMASDRHCFECYGYDIIIDNTLKPWLVEVNASPSLTSTTANDRILKYKLIDNILNIVLPPDGVPDVRWNKIPSPDMLGNFDLLIDEEIAAQDDNIQNSNNGKHRSNSNRWK; via the exons ATGTCGATGGAACCGAAAAGGGTATCAACGAACCTTGCCACCATGTATGGTAG GCTTGCCACAGGTCACGAACGGATGAAAATTTGCTTCTGCACCGATCTGGACAAATCGGTGCTGATCAGCAACTTTGAGAAGCGTGGCTGGGTGCAGGTGACGGCTGATGACGACTGGAACTTCTACTGGGCCGGTACGGGCACTTGTCGAAACATTTTCAGCGTTGACAGTGGATACCGGATGCACGATAACCAGCTCATCAACCACTTCCCGAACCATTACGAACTGTCGCGCAAAGATTTGTTGGTAAAGAACATCAAACGCTACCGGAAGGACCTCGAGCGGGATGGGAACCCGTTGGCGGAAAAGACGGAAGCAAACATTCCTGGAGGTTCCAAGTATTTGTACCTCGACTTCATACCGATCACGTTCGTGCTGCCGGCCGATTACAACATGTTCGTGGAGGAATATCGCAAAAATCCGCAAAGCACGTGGATCATGAAACCGTGCGGTAAGTCTCAGGGTGCAGGCATTTTCCTCATCAACAAGCTGTCCAAGCTGAAGCGCTGGTCCCGAGAGGCGAAAACATCCTTCCATCCGCAAATTGGCAAAGAGAGCTACGTCATTTCAAG ATACATCGAAAATCCCCTGCTGATTGGAGGCAAAAAATTCGACCTTCGATTGTACGTTCTGGTGACTTCGTTTCGCCCACTGAAAGCGTACCTGTTTCGGCTTGGGTTTTGCCGCTTTTGTACGGTAAAGTACGACACAAGCGTTACGGAGTTGGACAACATGTACGTCCATCTTACAAATGTTAGCGTGCAGAAGCATGGT GGTGAATACAACAATCATCATGGCGGCAAGTGGAGTGTGCAAAATCTACGCCTGTACCTCGAGGGCACACGTGGGAAGGAAGTAACGGATAAGTTGTTTGGGTCCATCACTTGGCTTATAGTACACTCGTTAAAAGCAGTCTCAAGTGTTATGGCCAGTGATAGGCACTGCTTCGAATGCTACGGTTACGATATCATTATAGATAATACATTGAAACCGTGGCTGGTCGAAGTGAATGCTTCGCCGTCACTAACTTCAACAACGGCCAACGATCGAATCCTTAAGTACAAGCTGATAGACAACATTCTAAACATTGTGCTGCCACCCGACGGAGTACCAGA CGTGCGATGGAATAAAATTCCAAGCCCGGATATGTTGGGAAATTTTGACCTGCTGATAGATGAAGAAATAGCAGCACAGGACGATAACATACAAAATAGCAACAATGGAAAACATCGCTCAAACAGCAATCGATGGAAATAG
- the LOC126559555 gene encoding cytochrome b-c1 complex subunit 8: MGHGFGELAKVRGIVTHKISPFEQRAFANVISKGVPNTLRRIRSQIFIVAPPFVMGYMIYNYIENLHTQLNRKNPAEFENDS, encoded by the exons ATGGGTCACGGATTCGGTGAACTTGCGAAGGTACGTGGAATTGTCACGCACAAAATCTCCCCCTTCGAGCAGCGCGCCTTTGCGAATGTGATCAGCAAGGGTGTACCGAACACGCTCCGTCGAATTCGGTCCCAAATTTTCATCGTGGCCCCGC CATTCGTTATGGGATACATGATTTACAACTACATCGAAAACCTGCACACCCAGCTGAATCGTAAGAATCCGGCCGAGTTTGAGAACGACTCGTAA
- the LOC126559332 gene encoding probable 39S ribosomal protein L23, mitochondrial: protein MSTRWYPIYQRGNPQLRVFLPNFWLKLVRPEQKQPPNVVQFACSMEMTRHDVKNYLEKIYKIPVVNVRTRIALGNTKRDLVLGYITKEEDTKLAYVTLPNTMKFDFPDIFPSDAKKKIEDDKKSLDDAKKNHKKFLDKNKDRPGTPGWFSI from the exons ATGTCTACCCGCTGGTACCCTATTTACCAACGAGGAAACCCCCAGCTGCGAGTGTTTCTGCCCAACTTTTGGCTGAAGCTTGTACGGCCGGAACAAAAGCAACCACCGAACGTTGTACAGTTCGCGTGTTCGATGGAAATGACCCGGCATGATGTGAAAAACTACTTGgagaaaatatacaaaattcCGGTGGTAAACGTTCGTACGCGCATCGCGTTGGGCAACACCAAGCGCGATCTAGTGCTGGGATACATCACGAAGGAGGAAGATACAAAGCTGGCCTATGTCACACTG CCCAATACCATGAAATTCGACTTTCCGGACATCTTTCCATCTgatgcgaagaaaaaaatagagGACGACAAAAAATCGCTTGATGACGCgaagaaaaatcacaaaaagtttctggacaaaaacaaagaccGGCCCGGTACACCTGGTTGGTTTTCGATTTGA
- the LOC126559265 gene encoding WW domain-binding protein 4 codes for MNVQKRISDISRNSYKAQQEQNKIDAELKKMNDAAMKAYMLDISSGADISSRELGEKQKLEQASEIPDQIGPYAGPSVTSTSGPSDSRRPRPKKGREADPLYMPGLDSDEDPESSKAKAMAKKRRQEDVAKPDNGSMWVEAENDEGFPYYWNVKTGESVWEPPKEGFMKKEEYEQLSKIAWQKQKENAANDARYELENADEIAARLRRENMAHIFKHNKKIKEEIEKKVDHGREAAMTAEIERSKNPYGNWESVEVKPELPIDLQLPVAPAPLYVPSAPPEKSEPKFKEKVIDHVPPETKATTSDTFVKKRKIQRNCRQRLDVD; via the exons ATGAACGTACAGAAACGAATTTCAGACATCAGCCGTAATAGTTACAAAGCTCAACAAGAGCAAAACAAGATCGACGCAGAACTGAAGAAGATGAATGATGCGGCCATGAAAGCGTATATGCTCGATATTAGTTCCGGGGCCGATATAAGCTCGCGAGAGTTAGgtgaaaagcaaaagcttGAACAAGCAAGCGAAATACCGGATCAAATTGGCCCCTATGCCGGTCCGTCGGTAACAAGTACCAGCGGCCCATCCGATAGCAGGCGACCGAGACCGAAAAAAGGTCGGGAAGCCGATCCATTGTACATGCCAGGCCTGGACAGTGACGAGGATCCCgaatcctccaaagcgaaagCGATGGCCAAGAAACGGCGCCAAGAGGATGTTGCCAAACCAGACAATGGTTCGATGTGGGTTGAGGCGGAAAACGATGAAGGATTTCCGTACTATTGGAATGTtaaaacaggagagtccgtttGGGAACCACCGAAGGAGGGTTTCATGAAAAAGGAGGAGTATGAACAATTGTCTAAAATCGCttggcaaaagcaaaaggaaaatgcCGCTAACGATGCAAGATACGAGCTGGAAAATGCGGATGAAATAGCTGCACGGCTTCGACGCGAAAATATGGCTCACATTttcaagcacaacaaaaagatTAAGGAAGAAATCGAGAAAAAGGTGGATCATGGGCGGGAGGCAGCTATGACCGCCGAAATTGAACGATCCAAAAATCCGTACGGCAACTGGGAATCAGTCGAAGTCAA GCCGGAACTACCGATCGATCTACAGCTGCCAGTTGCGCCAGCTCCATTGTACGTTCCAAGCGCACCGCCGGAAAAATCGGAACCGAAATTCAAGGAAAAGGTTATTGACCACGTACCACCAGAGACAAAAGCAACCACAAGCGACACATTTGTGAAGAAGCGAAAAATTCAACGCAACTGCCGACAACGTTTAGACGTAGACTAG
- the LOC126557194 gene encoding serine-rich adhesin for platelets has translation MSTSEPDSAGSSSHGLRRRTTHGLLKHTEAAATSTASASEAEAAVAALASMMEPPASIIMKAAAAAAAAAAKAAAGSVTTKEEPDCGEMNDRVASSVDSSMDSSALASCLSSTISSMRGSSNMGTGNGGGGGNISGGDDNLSDNSESTSGATTTTTTSSVAAAQLLENLKHNLNHHSHNNNNTSVINNNNPLHANNNNNNNNGNRKLFECDVCNMKFSNGANMRRHKMRHTGVKPYECRVCQKRFFRKDHLAEHFTTHTKTLPYHCPICNRGFQRQIAMRAHFQNEHVGQHDLVKTCPLCSYRAGTMKSLRVHFFNRHGIDLDNPGPGTPSSLLLALDQHNPANLLPAALAAMNAVNASFGDGGAAAAAAAAAADTMQRSIDNGTPPMHFLTPHVEISMDNADDDNSLPLNCSRDGSVGAGGSANSQQDLQQGNRSHNGTPMLHSNGPSPGSNNDRSTPTTSTSSATISSALDIKAIVRPSNGGTPTVASSGSPAGSPHSADSNAPSSSQSSSSSTTTTMLPTLVQSSRHIIFDNPITPSISLIPIKQEPTSNDEYNDIKPRSSSNTEPPTSNISNSTECATPSSSLTSLIKVSPLKSLLREDLKRRISARATTRGTRNGMLANSSPIPASSPIPNSSSVLTPGAAQEGGNGSNSSSSSSSSSSSSSSSSSSTAAIAVATTSNGTITSTGQETDLLLSLTCKAKRNLQCLFCGIEFPDQTLYFLHKGCHSESNPWKCNICGEQMNNVYEFNSHLLSKSHQ, from the exons ATGTCCACTAGTGAGCCGGACTCGGCTGGATCCTCCTCTCATGGACTAAGAAGGCGCACAACGCACGGTTTACTGAAGCACACGGAAGCGGCAGCAACTTCTACGGCCTCCGCCTCggaagcagaagcagcagtgGCCGCGTTGGCTTCGATGATGGAACCACCAGCCAGTATCATCATGaaagctgctgcagcagcggCGGCGGCAGCTGCTAAGGCTGCCGCCGGATCCGTTACCACGAAAGAGGAGCCTGACTGTGGTGAGATGAACGATCGTGTTGCCTCCTCTGTGGACTCTAGCATGGACAGCAGTGCGCTCGCCAGCTGCCTTTCGAGCACCATATCGTCCATGCGTGGTTCTAGCAACATGGGCACAGGAAATGGCGGCGGGGGCGGCAACATCAGTGGAGGAGACGATAACCTTTCGGACAATTCGGAATCTACCTCTGGAGCAACGACTACCACGACAACGTCGAGTGTGGCAGCAGCCCAATTGCTGGAAAACCTCAAACACAATCTCAACCATCatagccacaacaacaacaataccaGTGTGATCAATAACAACAATCCACTGCAtgctaacaacaacaacaacaacaacaacggcaaccGTAAGCTCTTTGAGTGTGACGTCTGCAATATGAAGTTCTCCAACGGGGCGAACATGCGTCGCCACAAGATGCGCCACACAGGCGTGAAGCCGTACGAATGCCGAGTCTGTCAGAAGCGATTTTTCCGCAAAGATCACCTGGCAGAGCACTTTACAACGCACACGAAAACTCTACCCTACCACTGCCCAATCTGCAATCGAGGTTTCCAGCGACAGATTGCAATGCGTGCCCATTTCCAAAATGAACACGTCGGTCAGCATGACCTCGTGAAGACATGTCCTCTCTGCAGCTATCGCGCTGGTACGATGAAATCGTTACGGGTGCACTTCTTCAACCGGCACGGCATCGATTTGGATAATCCGGGACCTGGGACACCATCGTCGTTGCTGCTTGCACTTGATCAGCACAATCCGGCCAACTTGCTACCGGCGGCCTTGGCAGCCATGAACGCAGTCAATGCCTCATTTGGGGACGGAGGCGCGGCGGCcgcagctgctgcagcagcagccgatACGATGCAACGGTCGATAGATAACGGCACACCGCCGATGCACTTTCTTACACCCCACGTTGAGATCTCGATGGATAATGCGGACGATGATAACAGCTTACCATTGAACTGTAGCCGAGATGGTTCGGTCGGTGCTGGAGGTTCGGCGAACAGCCAACAGGATTTACAGCAAGGCAACCGATCGCACAATGGAACGCCAATGCTGCATTCCAACGGGCCCAGTCCGGGCAGTAACAACGATCGCAGTACACCGACAACGTCAACCTCATCCGCCACGATCTCGTCTGCACTGGACATTAAAGCCATTGTGCGACCATCTAACGGCGGGACACCAACTGTGGCGTCATCTGGATCACCGGCTGGTTCACCCCATTCGGCAGATTCAAATGCTCCTTCCAGTTCCCaatcttcgtcgtcgtcgacgaCTACCACGATGCTTCCGACACTAGTACAAAGCTCAAGGCATATTATTTTTGATAACCCTATTACACCATCGATTAGCTTAATACCTATTAAACAG GAACCAACATCGAACGATGAGTACAACGATATTAAACCCCGAAGTAGTAGTAACACAGAGCCACCAACCTCAAACATCAGTAATTCAACGGAATGTGCTACCCCGTCGTCCAGTTTGACTTCACTCATCAAG GTATCGCCATTGAAGTCATTGTTGCGAGAAGACCTGAAACGAAGAATCTCGGCCCGCGCAACGACACGCGGTACCCGCAACGGAATGCTGGCCAACAGTTCCCCTATTCCGGCCAGCAGTCCCATTCCGAACAGTTCAAGCGTTCTTACGCCCGGTGCCGCACAGGAGGGTGGCAATGGCAGCAACAGTTCCAGCAGCTCGAGCAGCAGCTCCAGCAGtagctccagcagcagcagtagtacggCTGCCATCGCTGTCGCAACTACCTCAAATGGTACCATCACGTCCACCGGGCAGGAGACAGACCTGCTACTATCTCTCACATGCAAGGCGAAACGCAACTTGCAGTGTCTTTTCTGCGGCATTGAGTTCCCGGATCAGACACTGTACTTCCTGCATAAGGGATGCCACAGTGAAAGCAACCCCTGGAAGTGCAATATCTGTGGCGAGCAGATGAACAACGTGTACGAGTTCAACTCTCATTTGCTCAGTAAAAGTCATCAATGA